A window of the Callospermophilus lateralis isolate mCalLat2 chromosome 7, mCalLat2.hap1, whole genome shotgun sequence genome harbors these coding sequences:
- the Uqcrh gene encoding cytochrome b-c1 complex subunit 6, mitochondrial isoform X3, with product MGDPILPFLAAVWLCLLAFCTDPLTTVREQCEQLEKCIKARERLELCDERVSSRSQTEEDCTEELFDFLHARDHCVAHKLFNSLK from the exons ATGGGAGACCCCATTTTACCCTTTCTGGCAGCAGTGTGGCTCTGCCTGCTGGCCTTCTGCACG GATCCCCTAACAACAGTGAGAGAGCAATGCGAGCAGCTGGAGAAATGTATAAAGGCCCGGGAGCGCCTAGAGCTCTGTGATGAGCGTGTATCCTCCCGATCACAGACAGAAGAGGATTGCACAGAGGAGCTCTTTGACTTCTTGCATGCAAGGGACCACTGT GTGGCCCACAAACTGTTTAATAGCTTGAAATAA
- the Uqcrh gene encoding cytochrome b-c1 complex subunit 6, mitochondrial isoform X2, with translation MGLEDERKMLTGSGDPKEEEEEEEELVDPLTTVREQCEQLEKCIKARERLELCDERVSSRSQTEEDCTEELFDFLHARDHCVAHKLFNSLK, from the exons ATGGGCCTGGAGGACGAGCGAAAGATGCTGACTGGATCCGGAGATCCCAAAGAG gaagaagaggaagaggaggaattaGTG GATCCCCTAACAACAGTGAGAGAGCAATGCGAGCAGCTGGAGAAATGTATAAAGGCCCGGGAGCGCCTAGAGCTCTGTGATGAGCGTGTATCCTCCCGATCACAGACAGAAGAGGATTGCACAGAGGAGCTCTTTGACTTCTTGCATGCAAGGGACCACTGT GTGGCCCACAAACTGTTTAATAGCTTGAAATAA
- the Uqcrh gene encoding cytochrome b-c1 complex subunit 6, mitochondrial isoform X1, translating into MGLEDERKMLTGSGDPKEEEEEEEELVIGLRLSVHTDNLGRQECETFPYYLASELNGRPHFTLSGSSVALPAGLLHGSPNNSERAMRAAGEMYKGPGAPRAL; encoded by the exons ATGGGCCTGGAGGACGAGCGAAAGATGCTGACTGGATCCGGAGATCCCAAAGAG gaagaagaggaagaggaggaattaGTG ATAGGACTGAGGCTTTCAGTGCATACTGACAACCTTGGAAGGCAGGAATGTGAAACTTTTCCCTACTACTTAGCATCAGAATTGAATGGGAGACCCCATTTTACCCTTTCTGGCAGCAGTGTGGCTCTGCCTGCTGGCCTTCTGCACG GATCCCCTAACAACAGTGAGAGAGCAATGCGAGCAGCTGGAGAAATGTATAAAGGCCCGGGAGCGCCTAGAGCTCTGTGA
- the Lrrc41 gene encoding leucine-rich repeat-containing protein 41, which produces MAAPEAWRARSCWFCEVAAATTMEATSREAAPAKSSASGPSAPPALFELCGRAVSAHMGVLESGVWALPGPILQSILPLLNIYYLERIEETALKKGLSTQAIWRRLWDELMKTRPSSLESVTCWRAKFMEAFFSHVLRGTIDVSSDRRLCDQRFSPLLHSSRHVRQLTICNMLQGATELVAEPNRRVLETLASSLHTLKFRHLLFSDVAAQQSLRQLLHQLIHHGAVSQVSLYSWPVPESALFILILTMSAGFWQPGPGGPPCRLCGEASRGRAPSRDEGSLLLGSRRPRRDAAERCAAALMATRRKSEAKQMPRAATATRVTRRSTQESLTAGGTDLKRELHPPATSHEAPGTKRPPSAPATTSSATSSTSSSKRGPASSAPQPKPLKRFKRAAGKKGARTRQGSGAESEDLYDFVFIVAGEKEDGEEMEIGEVACGALDGSDPSCIGLPALEASQRFRSISTLELFTVPLSTEAALTLCHLLSSWVSLESLTLSYNGLGSNIFRLLDSLRALSGQAGCRLRALHLSDLFSPLPILELTRAIVRALPLLRVLSIRVDHPSQRDNPAVPGNAGPPNHIVGDEEIPENCLEQLEMGFPRGAQPAPLLCSVLKASGSLQQLSLDSATFASPQDFGLVLQTLKEYNLALKRLSFHDMNLADCQSEVLFLLQNLTLQEITFSFCRLFEKRPAQFLPEMVTAMKGNSTLKGLRLPGNRLGNAGLLALADVFSEDSSSSLCQLDISSNCIKPDGLLEFAKRLERWGRGAFGHLRLFQNWLDQDAVTAREAIRRLRATCHVVSDSWDSSQAFADYVSTM; this is translated from the exons ATGGCGGCGCCCGAGGCCTGGCGCGCCCGGAGTTGCTGGTTCTGTGAGGTAGCGGCGGCAACGACCATGGAGGCCACGTCCCGGGAGGCGGCGCCAGCGAAGAGCTCGGCCTCGGGCCCCAGCGCTCCCCCCGCCCTGTTCGAGCTGTGCGGGCGGGCGGTGAGCGCCCATATGGGGGTTCTGGAGAGCGGGGTGTGGG CCCTCCCAGGCCCAATACTTCAAAGCATCTTACCTCTGCTCAATATATATTACTTGGAGAGGATTGAGGAAACTGCCCTTAAGAAAG GTCTTTCCACTCAGGCTATCTGGCGTCGTCTGTGGGATGAGCTGATGAAGACAAGGCCTTCCAGTTTGGAA AGTGTTACCTGTTGGCGAGCCAAGTTTATGGAGGCCTTTTTTTCCCATGTTCTACGTGGGACCATTGATGTGTCTTCTGATAGGCGTCTTTGTGATCAGCGCTTCTCACCTCTTCTGCACAGCTCCCGCCACGTCCGACAGCTCACCATCTGTAACATGCTGCAGGGTGCAACTGAGCTAGTGGCTGAGCCCAACCGTAGGGTTCTGGAGACCCTGGCCAGTTCCCTGCACACCCTCAAGTTCCGCCACCTGCTCTTCTCTGATGTGGCTGCTCAGCAGTCACTTCGGCAGCTGTTACATCAGCTTATTCACCATGGGGCTGTCAGCCAAGTGTCGCTGTACTCCTGGCCTGTGCCTGAGTCAGCCCTTTTCATCCTTATCCTCACCATGAGTGCTGGTTTCTGGCAGCCAGGCCCTGGTGGCCCACCCTGCCGCCTCTGTGGAGAGGCCTCCCGAGGCAGGGCCCCATCCCGCGATGAAGGGTCCCTATTGCTTGGCTCACGCAGGCCTCGCCGGGATGCTGCTGAGCGATGTGCTGCAGCCCTCATGGCCACCCGGCGTAAGAGTGAAGCCAAGCAGATGCCTAGAGCTGCAACTGCCACTCGGGTAACACGCAGGAGCACACAGGAGAGCCTCACAGCAGGTGGGACAGACCTTAAGAGGGAGCTGCACCCTCCAGCCACCTCCCATGAAGCCCCTGGTACCAAGCGGCCACCCTCTGCTCCAGCTACCACCTCCTCTGCCACCTCTTCCACATCCTCATCCAAACGGGGTCCAGCTAGTTCAGCCCCACAACCTAAGCCCTTAAAGCGTTTCAAGAGAGCTGCAGGAAAGAAGGGTGCTCGCACCCGTCAGGGGTCTGGTGCAGAGTCTGAAGACCTGTATGACTTTGTTTTTATTGTGGCTGGTGAGAAAGAGGATGGTGAAGAAATGGAGATTGGGGAAGTAGCTTGCGGAGCTTTGGATGGATCAGATCCCAGCTGCATAGGGCTTCCAGCACTAGAGGCCTCCCAACGATTCCGCAGCATCTCCACCTTGGAGTTATTCACAGTTCCTCTCTCCACGGAGGCAGCTCTGACACTATGCCACCTGCTGAGTTCCTGGGTGTCTCTGGAGAGCCTCACACTCTCCTACAATG GCTTGGGTTCTAACATCTTCCGCCTGCTGGACAGCCTGCGGGCCCTGTCAGGCCAGGCTGGATGTCGCCTCCGTGCCCTGCATCTCAGTGACCTGTTCTCACCACTGCCCATCCTGGAGCTGACACGTGCCATTGTGCGAGCCCTGCCCTTGCTGCGAGTCCTCTCTATTCGTGTTGATCACCCAAGCCAACGGGACAACCCTGCAGTGCCAGGGAATGCAGGGCCCCCTAACCACATAGTTGGGGATGAGGAGATACCAG AAAACTGTCTGGAGCAGCTGGAGATGGGATTTCCACGAGGCGCCCAGCCAGCCCCACTGCTTTGCTCTGTTCTGAAGGCCTCAGGTTCTCTGCAGCAGCTGTCCCTGGATAGTGCCACCTTTGCCTCTCCCCAGGATTTTGGGCTTGTGTTGCAGACACTCAAAG AGTACAACCTAGCCCTGAAGAGGCTGAGCTTCCATGACATGAATCTGGCTGACTGTCAGAGCGAGGTGCTCTTTTTGCTACAGAATCTGACTCTTCAAG AAATTACCTTCTCCTTCTGCCGTCTGTTTGAGAAGCGCCCAGCCCAATTTCTGCCTGAGATGGTGACTGCTATGAAGGGCAACTCGACACTGAAGGGCCTTCGGCTGCCTGGGAACCGCCTGG GGAATGCTGGCCTGCTGGCCCTGGCAGATGTTTTCTCAGAGGATTCTTCCTCTTCTCTCTGTCAGCTGGACATCAG TTCCAACTGCATCAAGCCAGATGGGCTTCTGGAGTTTGCCAAGCGGCTGGAGCGCTGGGGCCGTGGAGCCTTTGGTCACCTGCGTCTCTTCCAGAACTGGCTGGACCAGGATGCAGTCACAGCCAGGGAAGCTATCCGGCGGCTCCGGGCCACCTGCCACGTGGTCAGCGACTCGTGGGACTCATCCCAGGCTTTCGCGGATTATGTCAGCACCATGTGA